The Rickettsia typhi str. Wilmington sequence ATATTATTATTTTAGTTTTTGCATTTAATTTGGTGTATAATTGTAATTCTTGTTTATTACTTAAAATAATACACTTGTTATTAGACAATTTAATTAATTCTTCTAGCTTGCTTATATATCGAAGGCTTTTCTGACTTTCTCTATAGAGTTTTGCAGTTTTAATATTAGTGTTAAGAAAAAAGTATTCGCTACTATCACTTAATAGAATTATATCTTTTATTGTCCTAAACTCATTATTTTTAATATCTTGTAGTTTATTTAATTCTTTAAGAGCTGTTTGAAGGTTATTATTAATCTCTTCTTGTAACTGAGGAAAATTTTTAATAAATATTTGTGCAAATTCTTTTAGTAAAATCTTGACATTATTCAGATCAAGCCAAATATGCCAATTATCTTTTATAGTGATTAAAGATTTTATATCACTGATTTTGATAATGTTTTGGCTATTATTACTAATCAATTTCTTGGTAAAACCGTCAAATTGTTCATTTATATAAATAACTATGTCTGCATGTCTAACCTTAGTAATATCACTTGGCTTTATATTATGGTGATGAGGACACTCATTATTTACTGCTAAACTCTCTATATCAACCTTATCTTTAACAAGCATTGCTAATATGCTGCTAATTGGTGTAATACTGACAACTATTTTAGGTTTAGCATAACTAGTAAGACTGAAGAATATAAAAAATAATGTCATTGCGAGTGACTTAAAGAAACGTAGTAATCTAAGTATTGTATGAGATTGTTTCATAAAAATTTTTAATTTGTCCTTGCAATGATTGGTTAGCATATTAGTTCTCATAATTTCTCCAATAGCTCGGATTTACTAGGTTTGAAATCATGCTCTATCCAAAAGTTTTTTAGATATTCTAGTTTTGCTCCTATTTCTTTTTTTTCTATATTCAAATTTAACAAATCATTACCGTTTAATTCGAATTTTGGATGTGATAATGTATCATACTTAAGGATAAATTCTTTTACTTGTGAGTAGTCTAATTTACCGATGATGCAGGCTGCTAATAAATATTCCTTATAATTCTTCTTTTCAAACCAAATTTTCTTTATGTTAAATTCATCATCATTAAGAAAGTTTAGTATCGATAATATTTGCATTGCTTCATTTTTTGAGAATTTCCAATCTAGAAAAATCTTTAAGTTTAAATTTTGTTGATTATATAATAAGAGTGAGTATTTAGTAGCTAATTCTAATTTAAAATTATTTGCTCGCTCAAAAAATTTTATTTCATAATTTTGTATAGAAAATATTAGTTCTAATATTCCTATTTCAAACATAGCTTCTAAAATTTGTGTAACTCTTTTTGAAACAATAATTTTATCTATTTCGCTTTTTATTCGCTCTCGTGATAAAGTTTTTAAGCCATTTTTTAGAGCCTTACATGCTTTAAAGCTATCATCATCAAGTTGATTCGCATAATAACTAGAAAATCGGAAAAAGCGTAGAATTCGCAAATAATCTTCTTTTATTCTATTGAATGCTTTTCCTATAAATACAACCTTTGCTTGTTGCAAATCCTTAAATCCATTAAAATAATCATATATCTCATTCTTAAATGGACAATAGCTTAAAGCATTAATAGTGAAATCTCGTCTTGCCGCATCTTCAGCAAAATCTTTGGTGAATATTACTTTAGCGTGTCTACCGTTACATTCAATATCTTTTCTGAGAGTTGTAATTTCAAATTTTTCATTATTTAAAATAGCAGTAATTGTACCAAATTTTAAACCTGTTGGTATAATTTTTATATTGGCTTTAGATAAAATGTTTATTACTTCACTTGGTATCAAATTAGTAGCTATATCTATATCATATGTGTCTTTCTCGAGTAAAGCATCTCGTACACAGCCGCCGATAAGTCTTGATTGTCCTTTTTTATTTAATAGGTTTAAGATTTTTTTATATTCTTTTGAAGAGATTTTTAAAGTTTTATATATAATTTGCATGGTTTGATTTTACATTACATTCTTTTTTTACTGTAAAAGTTAAGTATAACAGTGCTTTTTAAAAAAATCTTTATTAATTGTTATTAAGATCTCTCGACATTCAATTTTATAATTAAGATCTAATTTTGTTTATTAATTTTCTGTCTGTAGTTAATTTCAAAATATATCAATCTTATTGGACAAACCAATTATTAGCATAAGAACAATTACTAGTTTATTTATCTTTCTTTAATACATGTTGCCATATCATTTGCATCTTTTATGCAATTACCAAGACAAAAGCTAATCAGTCTTTGATATACACGTTGAAACAATACGAATAAAAAGAGTAATTTTACTGAAAATTAGGAAGATTATTTTTTAATAAAAAACCCTATTTAGCATATAACTATCAAATCTCATCCTGGTAAGAGCTAGAGATATGAGATTAGTCAGTACTTAGTAAGTGGTAAATAATTGATTAATTACTGATATTGGCTAAGAAGTTTGAATAATAAAGTAAAGTATTATTTTATATTGTTATTTTTAATAGAAGTTTCAAAAAGAAAGCTTAATGGGAAGTACTAGAATAAAAGTTCAAAATCAAGCAAAAAATAACAATTAATCATATTTCTAATATTTAGAATATTGTATCATTTTCATCAAAAGTTAAAAATATATGTCATATCGCATTACATAATTATTAAGCAATATTAATATATTGCTTTTCATTAACTTATTTATTACAATACACAACTTATATTTAAATCGAGATATTTATAATGAATAAGTTAACAGAGCAAAATTTACTAAAAAAATCAAGATTTTTAAAATATTCTTTGCTCGCCTCTATTTCAGTAGGAGCGGTAATGGCAATGCCTGTTGAAGGAATTGCTATGGGCATAGATAAAAAGGCATTTTGTACCGAATTAAATACGAAATTATTGCTCAAATTTTCACAATCAAGCGTGAATAAAGATACAATCAGTACAACACAGGAAACTAACAATAACTTATCTAACAATGTGCAAAGCAATAAAAGTGACATG is a genomic window containing:
- a CDS encoding metal ABC transporter solute-binding protein, Zn/Mn family; the protein is MRTNMLTNHCKDKLKIFMKQSHTILRLLRFFKSLAMTLFFIFFSLTSYAKPKIVVSITPISSILAMLVKDKVDIESLAVNNECPHHHNIKPSDITKVRHADIVIYINEQFDGFTKKLISNNSQNIIKISDIKSLITIKDNWHIWLDLNNVKILLKEFAQIFIKNFPQLQEEINNNLQTALKELNKLQDIKNNEFRTIKDIILLSDSSEYFFLNTNIKTAKLYRESQKSLRYISKLEELIKLSNNKCIILSNKQELQLYTKLNAKTKIIILNSENWNVANINSNTFHDQYLQMINQVKKCIH
- a CDS encoding CCA tRNA nucleotidyltransferase: MQIIYKTLKISSKEYKKILNLLNKKGQSRLIGGCVRDALLEKDTYDIDIATNLIPSEVINILSKANIKIIPTGLKFGTITAILNNEKFEITTLRKDIECNGRHAKVIFTKDFAEDAARRDFTINALSYCPFKNEIYDYFNGFKDLQQAKVVFIGKAFNRIKEDYLRILRFFRFSSYYANQLDDDSFKACKALKNGLKTLSRERIKSEIDKIIVSKRVTQILEAMFEIGILELIFSIQNYEIKFFERANNFKLELATKYSLLLYNQQNLNLKIFLDWKFSKNEAMQILSILNFLNDDEFNIKKIWFEKKNYKEYLLAACIIGKLDYSQVKEFILKYDTLSHPKFELNGNDLLNLNIEKKEIGAKLEYLKNFWIEHDFKPSKSELLEKL